A stretch of the Bradyrhizobium arachidis genome encodes the following:
- a CDS encoding carbohydrate ABC transporter permease: protein MDKTINQKAWFLVLPVFLVVAFSAVLPLMTVVNYSMQDTFGNNQFFWNGVGWFKELLDPTTDLGGRFLASLGRNLLFSAIILTIEVPLGIVVALSMPREGWTVAACLVILALPLLIPWNVVGTIWQIFGRPDIGLLGYTLNSIGIEYNYVSNALDAWVTVIAMDVWHWTSLVALLCYAGLKSIPEAYYQAAQIDGASRWAVFKAIQLPKMNRVLLIAVLLRFMDSFMIYTEPFVVTGGGPGNSTTFVSIELVKIALGQFDLGKAAALSLVYNLIILIVCWIFYTVMTNAGVERKVQAESEPAAEPKAAAGLKPVTALKPKEGVA from the coding sequence ATGGACAAGACAATCAACCAAAAGGCCTGGTTCCTGGTGCTGCCGGTGTTTCTGGTGGTGGCGTTCTCGGCGGTGCTGCCGCTGATGACGGTCGTGAACTACTCGATGCAGGACACCTTCGGCAACAACCAGTTCTTCTGGAACGGTGTCGGCTGGTTCAAGGAGCTGCTCGATCCCACGACCGATCTCGGCGGCCGCTTCCTGGCTTCGCTCGGCCGCAATTTGCTGTTCTCCGCGATCATCCTCACGATCGAGGTGCCGCTCGGCATCGTCGTCGCGCTGTCGATGCCGCGCGAGGGCTGGACGGTTGCGGCCTGCCTCGTCATCCTCGCGCTGCCGTTGCTGATTCCGTGGAACGTGGTCGGCACGATCTGGCAGATCTTTGGCCGGCCCGACATCGGCCTGCTCGGCTACACGCTGAACAGCATCGGCATCGAGTACAACTACGTCTCCAACGCCCTCGATGCCTGGGTCACCGTCATCGCAATGGACGTGTGGCACTGGACGAGCCTCGTCGCGCTGCTCTGCTATGCCGGCCTGAAGTCGATCCCCGAAGCCTATTATCAGGCGGCGCAGATCGACGGCGCCTCGCGCTGGGCCGTGTTCAAGGCGATCCAGTTGCCGAAGATGAACCGCGTGCTGCTGATCGCGGTGCTGCTGCGCTTCATGGACAGCTTCATGATCTATACCGAGCCGTTCGTCGTCACCGGCGGCGGTCCCGGCAACTCCACGACCTTCGTCTCGATCGAACTCGTCAAGATCGCGCTTGGTCAGTTCGACCTCGGCAAGGCCGCGGCCCTGTCGCTGGTCTACAATCTGATCATCCTGATCGTCTGCTGGATCTTCTACACCGTGATGACCAACGCCGGCGTCGAACGCAAGGTTCAGGCGGAGAGCGAGCCGGCGGCGGAGCCCAAGGCTGCGGCCGGGCTCAAGCCCGTCACCGCGCTCAAGCCAAAGGAAGGAGTGGCCTGA